The Spirosoma foliorum genome has a window encoding:
- a CDS encoding amidohydrolase family protein, producing MISAVGKRLAYPKGTTIINLSQHTLTPGLIDMHTHLLFFQKQTPTGFEDGARPPAEERVKRGLGFAKQDLNAGITTVRDVGNSGRYLNVRLKELLARDAKLGPDLFASGPIISPPGGQFGKLAPADSLLIPQEYTEIKGVDQAKAAVLEHIKHGVDVIKICANTYDKLLSVDEIKAIVETAHARNIPVTAHATYDEPIRNAVLGGVDGIEHGYSVSDSTLALMAARHVYLVPTDVSRRRGKILVAGLGMMGKTAQLALQSLDAFHERLRRAVKKGVMIVSGCDFYNDVNGLKWGPSSVDVLVGYREAGLSVPEVLSFATINAAKALHRSDSIGIVKKGMQANLVVFSGDLETNFEKSLFDVEAVFHKGKLVHQKTKK from the coding sequence TTGATCAGCGCCGTTGGTAAACGGCTGGCCTATCCAAAAGGAACAACAATTATTAATCTGAGTCAGCATACGCTAACGCCTGGGCTGATCGATATGCATACGCATCTGCTGTTCTTCCAGAAACAAACCCCGACTGGCTTTGAGGATGGGGCAAGGCCTCCAGCTGAAGAGCGAGTTAAACGGGGGCTTGGATTTGCCAAACAGGATCTGAACGCAGGAATTACTACTGTGCGGGATGTCGGCAATTCGGGCCGCTACCTGAATGTTCGGTTAAAAGAACTCTTGGCTAGGGATGCCAAACTTGGCCCCGATCTGTTTGCTTCGGGGCCCATTATAAGCCCTCCAGGGGGACAATTCGGTAAACTTGCTCCGGCGGATAGCCTTTTAATCCCTCAGGAATATACCGAAATTAAGGGCGTTGACCAAGCTAAAGCAGCGGTATTAGAGCATATTAAGCACGGAGTTGATGTCATCAAAATTTGTGCAAATACCTATGACAAGCTCCTTTCAGTGGACGAAATCAAAGCTATTGTCGAGACGGCTCACGCTAGAAATATTCCGGTTACGGCTCATGCCACGTATGATGAACCTATCCGAAATGCAGTCTTAGGAGGTGTTGATGGCATCGAACATGGGTATAGTGTATCCGACAGTACGTTAGCCTTAATGGCAGCTCGACATGTGTATTTAGTCCCCACTGATGTTTCGCGACGAAGGGGAAAGATATTAGTTGCCGGCCTGGGTATGATGGGTAAGACCGCTCAACTGGCCCTGCAAAGTTTGGATGCTTTCCATGAGCGATTAAGAAGAGCGGTAAAGAAGGGGGTGATGATTGTCTCCGGATGCGATTTTTATAATGATGTCAACGGTCTGAAGTGGGGTCCGAGTTCAGTTGATGTGCTAGTAGGCTATCGAGAAGCAGGTTTATCGGTACCGGAGGTACTCAGTTTTGCTACGATCAATGCCGCTAAAGCCCTGCATCGTTCCGATAGCATCGGCATTGTTAAAAAGGGGATGCAAGCGAACTTGGTTGTATTCAGCGGTGATTTAGAGACAAACTTTGAGAAGTCCTTATTCGATGTTGAAGCGGTATTTCATAAAGGCAAATTAGTACACCAAAAAACTAAGAAGTAG
- a CDS encoding SHOCT domain-containing protein, producing the protein MKTHLYLILLMLLCYKASYSQIPGKRFDKTISVGNYEISPGDTLYLGKGSMNGGLFAYIEQPANYIVGLRAMSLDSRYAGKFVIVKFFKVQKDKNTGEKVFAVINPTGAYNYSVDIQSAIDVGEIVAINHTMVGARPQATSSTVSVADELLKLKQLLDAGALTQAEYDQQKKKLLNN; encoded by the coding sequence ATGAAAACACACCTCTACTTAATCTTGCTGATGCTTCTATGCTACAAAGCCTCTTACAGTCAAATTCCTGGAAAACGATTTGACAAAACGATTTCCGTAGGTAACTATGAGATATCTCCAGGAGACACGCTCTATCTGGGTAAGGGATCAATGAATGGTGGCCTTTTTGCTTACATAGAGCAGCCGGCCAATTATATCGTTGGCCTCAGGGCAATGAGCCTTGATAGTCGTTATGCTGGCAAATTTGTGATCGTTAAATTCTTTAAAGTACAGAAGGATAAAAACACGGGTGAAAAGGTATTTGCTGTAATAAATCCTACTGGAGCCTACAACTATTCTGTTGACATACAATCGGCTATTGATGTAGGTGAAATTGTAGCAATCAACCATACCATGGTAGGGGCTCGACCACAAGCAACCTCCTCAACCGTTTCTGTAGCGGATGAGCTGTTAAAGCTAAAACAGCTTTTAGATGCAGGGGCATTGACTCAAGCTGAGTACGATCAACAGAAAAAGAAACTACTCAACAATTAG